The genomic region GAGCCTGAAGGAGTGCTACGCCCGCGGGGCCGAGCTGTTCGGCTGGAGCAAGCGAAACCCCAAGGCCGGCGCTACCCGCGACGGCCGCCTGCTGGTGGGCTGGGGCATGGCCACGGCCAGCTACCCCGTCCACAACTCGCAGGGCACGGCCCGCGCCCGCCTCTACGCCGACGGCCACGCCGTGGTGCAGTCGGGTGCCACCGACCTGGGCACCGGCACCTACACTGTCATGACGCAGGTAGCGGCCGACGCCCTGTTCCTACCCGTGGACAAGGTGCGTTTCGAACTGGGCGACACCAAGTTGCCCACCGCCCCTAACTCGGGCGGCTCAGTGGCGGCCGGCACGGTGTCGTCGTCGGTGTACATGGCCGCGCAGGACGTGTGGCAGAAGCTGATTAAGGTGGCGGTGATGGATAAGAAGTCGCCGCTGTACCGGGCCAAAGCGGCCGATGTGGAGGTGAAGCAGGGCCGCTTGCAGCTCAAGAACAACCCGCAGAAAGGAGAGGACTTCTCTGCCATCATGAAGCGCGCCGAAATGGCCGACATCGAGGGCAACGGCCAGGGCCGCTACGGCAGCGGCTACGAAGACGCCCAGGCCGCCGCCAACGCCGACCCCGCCAAAAAAGACCAGGCCGCCGACCATTCCATGCACTCCTTCGGGGCGCACTTCTGCGAGGTGAAGGTAGACCCCGACCTGGGCACCGTGCGCGTCACGCGCTGGGTGAGCGTACACGGGGCCGGCCGCATCCTCAACGCCAAAACCGCCCGCTCCCAGATCATCGGGGGCAGCATCTTCGGCATCGGGGCGGCGCTGATGGAAGGCACCGTGCGCGACCAGAACTACTCGCGTTACACCAACGCCTCCCTGGCCGACTACCACATTCCCGTCAACGCCGACATTCCGGAAATGACGGTGGAATTCATCGACGAAAAAGACCCATACATCAACGCTATGGGCGTGAAAGGTATCGGCGAAATTTCGATGGTGGGCGTATCGGCCGCCGTAGCCAACGCCGTTTTCCACGCCACCGGTAAGCGGGTCCGCAGCCTGCCCATTACCCCCGACAAAGTGCTGGCCACAAAGCCGGTGCAGGCGTAGGTAGAGCTGATGACCTAAAGCACGTCATGCTGAGCTTGTCGAAGCATCTCGCGTGCTGACGTTGAAATAGTAACTCAATGTCAGCACGCGAGATGCTTCGACAAGCTCAGCATGACGTGCTTTTGTCTGTGTTCAGGCCAACGCCGCCGTTTCCGAATCCGTACTGCAGTTTATCATGACCGAACTTCAACGCCTGCTTATCGCCTACGACGCGCACCGCGCCGAGGGCCGTGCCTGTGCGCTGGCTTCCGTGGTGGATGTGGCCGGCTCGGCCTACCGCCGTCCCGGGGCCCGCATGCTGGTCACCGATGAAGGCCGCCTGACCGGGGCCATCAGCGGCGGCTGCCTAGAGGGTGACGCCCGCCAGCGCGCCCGTCGCGTGATTCAGCAAGGCCGCCCCACCGTCGTCACCTACGATTCCACCGACCCCGACGACGACCTGCAGTTTGGGGCCGCGCTGGGTTGCCAGGGAATCGTGCAGATTTTGCTCGAACCGCTCAACTTCCAGGACCCCGATAACCCCGTGGAGCTGTTGCGCCGTTGGGCCGAAGGCGTGGAGGCAAACGCCGTGGTAGCTACCGTATTCAGCACCGCCGGCCTGGGGGCTGAGGTAGCCGTGGGCCAGCGCTTGCTGCTAACTTCCGACAACACCGCCCAGGGCACCCTACCGGAAGCCGCTAGCCTGTACGCCGCTATTCTGACTGATGCCCGCACCGCCTTGGCGGCCGGTCAGCCAGCCACTCGGCACTACCCAACTGGCCCCGGTGCCGTGCGCGTGAGCTTGGAAATCCTGCGCCCGCCCGTACGCCTTACCGTGTACGGCGCCGGCAACGACGTGCAGCCGCTTGTTCGGCTGGCTGCCAGTCTCGGCTGGCGCGTGCTGGTGGTGGATGGCCGCCCCGCCCAGGCCCAGCCCGCCCGCTTCCCAGAAGCTGACGAGGTGCGCGTGCTGCCGCTGGCGCAAGTCGGTGAGCAGCCCCACGACGGCAGCTTCGCCCTGCTCATGACCCACAACTACTACTACGACCTCGCGGTGCTACAACACCTGCTGCCGACTACCACGGCCCGCTATATCGGACTGCTGGGGCCGCGCAAGAAATACGAACGGCTGCTGGAAGAATTCTCCCAAACCACGCCCGATGCTGCCTCGCAGCTGCGGGGCCGCATCCACAGCCCCATCGGCCTGAACCTGGGCGCCGAAACGCCCGAGGAAATTGCCCTGTCCATCGTGGCAGAAATCCAGGCGGTGCTTACCAGCCGTCCCGCCGGCTTCCTCCGCGACTCGCCGCATCCCATCCACCCGTCGCTGCACAGCAACGCCCCGCTGGTGCCCGAGGGCCGGGTAGATGCCGTGTGCGCCATCGGTGAGTAAACACACAGTAGCGCGAACTTTGTAGTTCGCGTCCCCGCGCCGACAGATTCGTTCGACGGCCCAGGGGCGCGAACTGCAAAGTTTGCGCTACTTCTTTATCAGCCCTGCAACTTCGTTGCTGGATAGTCCTGTGAGAGGTAATCTGGCCCCCTTATCCCAATGCCCAACGCTATTATCCTGCTTGCCGCTGGTTCCTCGTCCCGGCTGGGCCGCCCCAAACAACTGCTGCTATACAAGGGCCAGACGCTGCTGCGCCGCGCCGGTGAAACGGCCGTAGCCGCCGCGGCCGGCGCGCCGGTGGTCGTCGTCACCGGCTCCCTGCACCCGGAGCTGCTGCCGGAGCTGGCGGGCCTGCCGGTAACGGTTGTGCATAACCCCGAATGGGCCGTCGGCATGGGCGCCTCTATCCTGACCGGATTGGCGTATCTCGATGCGCTGCCTCAGCCGCCAACGGCTGTGACTGTTATGCTATGTGACCAGCCGTTCGTGACGCCCGCGTTGCTGGCGGAACTGCGTGACACGTACGTCCGCACCGGCCGGCCCATCGTAGCGTCGGCGTATGCAGAAACCCAAGGCGTGCCGGTGTACTTTGCGACCGAAGCGTTGTCGCTGTTGCGGGCGTTGCCGGCCGGGGCGGGAGCGGGGCAGCTGCTGCGCCAGCATGCGGCGCTGGTGGCGACGGTGCCGTTTCCACTGGGAGCCGTGGACGTGGATACGCCCGAGCAGTACGCGGCGCTGTTGGCGGGGGAGTAGCGTGGGGGAGAGTATCGGCTGATTTTCCGGAGTTGCCGCGCTGCTAAGCGGCCCACCCGGCAACGGCCGCGCCGAATTCCCGTTATCTTGCCCGAACCTACCTCAACTACCTCCTTGTATGAGCGACGCTACCGCCGCCGTAACTGCCCCTGAAGTGGGCTTCGAGAACATTCCCAAGGACGACAAGCGCATCACCCGCGGCTGGACGTTCTACGACTGGGCTAACTCGGTGTATCCACTGGTTATCACTTCCAGCATCTTCCCCATCTATTGGGGCGCGATGGTGAAGCAAATCACCAAAACCGACAGCGGCAAAAGCCCGGTGGATTTCCTCGGTTTTCAGGTGCCCGGTTCTTCGCTGCTGACCTACTCCATTTCGGCAGCCTTCCTGTTCATTGCCATCATCAGCCCGTTTCTCACGTCGCTGGCTGACTTTTCGGGACGCAAGAAGCTGTTCATGCAGATCTTCTGCTATCTCGGGGCCTTTTCCTGCGCCGCGCTGTTCTTCTTCACGCCCGACACGCTTACGCTCAGCACCTTTGTGTTCGTGCTGGCTACCATCGGGTTTTCGGGGTCCATTGTGTTCTACAACTCCTACCTGCCCCTGATTTCCAGCGAGGAAAAGTACGATTCGTTGTCGGCGCGCGGGTTTTCGATGGGCTACATCGGCTCAGTGCTGCTGCTGCTGATTTGTTTAGGGCTGATCATGGGCCATGAGGCCATTGGGCTGGAAGAAGGCTTTGCCACCCGGCTGGCCTTCCTGCTCACTGGCGTGTGGTGGGCCGGTTTCGCCCAGATTGCCTTCTTCGCGTTGCCTGCTGACCCTGGCCGCCCCGCCGGCGTTGCCGACGAGTCGGGCTGGCTGCTCAACGGCTTCCGCGAGCTGGGCAAAGTGTGGGACC from Hymenobacter canadensis harbors:
- a CDS encoding XdhC family protein, with protein sequence MTELQRLLIAYDAHRAEGRACALASVVDVAGSAYRRPGARMLVTDEGRLTGAISGGCLEGDARQRARRVIQQGRPTVVTYDSTDPDDDLQFGAALGCQGIVQILLEPLNFQDPDNPVELLRRWAEGVEANAVVATVFSTAGLGAEVAVGQRLLLTSDNTAQGTLPEAASLYAAILTDARTALAAGQPATRHYPTGPGAVRVSLEILRPPVRLTVYGAGNDVQPLVRLAASLGWRVLVVDGRPAQAQPARFPEADEVRVLPLAQVGEQPHDGSFALLMTHNYYYDLAVLQHLLPTTTARYIGLLGPRKKYERLLEEFSQTTPDAASQLRGRIHSPIGLNLGAETPEEIALSIVAEIQAVLTSRPAGFLRDSPHPIHPSLHSNAPLVPEGRVDAVCAIGE
- a CDS encoding nucleotidyltransferase family protein: MPNAIILLAAGSSSRLGRPKQLLLYKGQTLLRRAGETAVAAAAGAPVVVVTGSLHPELLPELAGLPVTVVHNPEWAVGMGASILTGLAYLDALPQPPTAVTVMLCDQPFVTPALLAELRDTYVRTGRPIVASAYAETQGVPVYFATEALSLLRALPAGAGAGQLLRQHAALVATVPFPLGAVDVDTPEQYAALLAGE
- a CDS encoding MFS transporter, encoding MSDATAAVTAPEVGFENIPKDDKRITRGWTFYDWANSVYPLVITSSIFPIYWGAMVKQITKTDSGKSPVDFLGFQVPGSSLLTYSISAAFLFIAIISPFLTSLADFSGRKKLFMQIFCYLGAFSCAALFFFTPDTLTLSTFVFVLATIGFSGSIVFYNSYLPLISSEEKYDSLSARGFSMGYIGSVLLLLICLGLIMGHEAIGLEEGFATRLAFLLTGVWWAGFAQIAFFALPADPGRPAGVADESGWLLNGFRELGKVWDQLQKLPNLKRFLLAYFTYNMGVQTVMYVATIFGDEELKLESTALILTILLLQIVGILGAYLFSKLSERIGNTRALSWAVFIWMLICIGGYFVQAGWSFYALAAVIGLTMGAVQSLSRSTYSKIIPENTPNTAAFFSFFDVTEKLSIVIGTAVFGVIAQLTGSMRNSILSLIVFFVLGLIFLLRLRGKKLRDDVSGADPKLAEGLSGN